The following proteins come from a genomic window of Pseudomonas syringae:
- a CDS encoding Txe/YoeB family addiction module toxin, with the protein MSQGQKQKNKEAARTSVGVHFTALGWDDYSHWKNSDQTISKSIDSLINQCLRTPFKGTGKPEPLTGDLTGYWSRRITKEHRLVYFYEGGVLTVIACRHHY; encoded by the coding sequence ATGTCACAGGGCCAGAAACAGAAGAATAAAGAAGCGGCAAGAACCTCTGTAGGCGTACATTTCACGGCGTTAGGATGGGACGATTACTCTCACTGGAAGAACTCTGACCAGACAATTTCCAAATCCATCGACAGCCTTATCAACCAATGTCTACGCACCCCCTTCAAGGGCACTGGAAAGCCAGAACCATTGACCGGTGATTTGACAGGTTATTGGTCCCGCCGCATCACCAAAGAGCATCGTTTGGTCTACTTTTACGAAGGTGGCGTTCTTACGGTCATCGCAT
- a CDS encoding type II toxin-antitoxin system Phd/YefM family antitoxin, with protein sequence MQVLSFSQARAGLKQAMDDVCRDHEPALITRLRGDHVVMLSLDDFNSMSETMYLLGTEANATRLRQSVAQHKAGKAFIKEISLDVTGPETEE encoded by the coding sequence ATGCAGGTTTTATCATTCAGCCAGGCTCGCGCCGGCTTAAAGCAAGCTATGGACGATGTGTGCCGGGACCATGAGCCCGCGCTCATCACTCGCTTGCGCGGTGACCATGTAGTCATGCTCTCCCTTGATGACTTCAACTCAATGTCAGAGACCATGTATCTACTGGGTACAGAGGCCAATGCGACGCGCCTGCGACAATCCGTTGCACAGCATAAAGCCGGGAAAGCTTTCATAAAGGAGATTTCCCTAGATGTCACAGGGCCAGAAACAGAAGAATAA